From a single Nostoc sp. MS1 genomic region:
- the atpC gene encoding ATP synthase F1 subunit epsilon yields the protein MTLTVRVISPDKTVWDAEADEVVLPSTTGQLGILSGHAPLLTALDTGVLRVRASKSQNWQAIALLGGFAEVEENEVTILVNGAERGDAINLEEARTAYSQAQTKLNQVPQGDRQAQIQANQAFKRARARFQAAGGMV from the coding sequence ATGACCCTAACTGTCCGTGTAATTTCCCCAGATAAAACAGTGTGGGATGCGGAAGCTGATGAAGTGGTTTTACCCAGCACTACCGGTCAGCTAGGTATCCTGAGTGGACACGCTCCACTGTTAACTGCGCTGGATACAGGTGTACTACGAGTACGCGCCAGCAAAAGCCAAAACTGGCAAGCGATCGCCCTATTGGGTGGTTTTGCCGAAGTTGAGGAAAATGAAGTCACTATCCTCGTAAATGGTGCAGAACGCGGCGACGCGATCAACCTAGAAGAAGCACGTACTGCATACAGCCAAGCGCAAACAAAGCTGAATCAAGTACCACAAGGCGATCGCCAAGCCCAAATCCAAGCCAATCAAGCCTTTAAACGCGCTCGCGCTCGTTTTCAAGCTGCTGGCGGTATGGTATAG
- the atpD gene encoding F0F1 ATP synthase subunit beta — MVTTAEKTNIGYITQIIGPVVDVKFPGGKLPQIYNALTIKGTNEAGQDINLTVEVQQLLGDNQIRAVAMSSTDGLVRGLEVVDTGAPISVPVGKATLGRIFNVLGEPVDNRGPVNNEETLPIHRSAPKLTDLETKPSVFETGIKVVDLLTPYRRGGKIGLFGGAGVGKTVIMMELINNIATQHGGVSVFAGVGERTREGNDLYNEMIESGVINNENLNESKIALVYGQMNEPPGARMRVGLSGLTMAEYFRDVNKQDVLLFIDNIFRFVQAGSEVSALLGRMPSAVGYQPTLGTDVGELQERITSTTEGSITSIQAVYVPADDLTDPAPATTFAHLDGTTVLSRGLASKGIYPAVDPLGSTSTMLQPNIVGDEHYNTARAVQSTLQRYKELQDIIAILGLDELSEEDRLTVARARKIERFLSQPFFVAEVFTGSPGKYVKLEDTIKGFQKILSGELDDLPEQAFYLVGDINEAIAKAEKIKG, encoded by the coding sequence AGCAGGACAAGACATCAACCTGACTGTCGAAGTACAGCAACTTTTGGGCGACAACCAAATCCGCGCCGTAGCTATGAGTTCCACCGATGGCTTAGTCCGTGGTTTGGAAGTTGTTGATACAGGCGCTCCTATCAGCGTACCAGTTGGTAAAGCAACTCTCGGTCGGATTTTCAACGTTCTTGGCGAACCTGTAGACAACAGAGGGCCAGTTAATAACGAAGAAACTCTACCCATCCACCGTTCAGCCCCTAAACTCACAGACTTAGAAACCAAGCCTTCTGTGTTCGAGACAGGGATTAAGGTTGTTGACCTCTTAACCCCCTACAGACGCGGCGGTAAAATTGGTCTGTTCGGCGGTGCAGGCGTAGGCAAGACCGTAATCATGATGGAGTTGATCAACAACATCGCTACCCAACACGGTGGCGTGTCTGTGTTCGCTGGTGTGGGAGAGCGTACCCGTGAAGGGAATGACCTCTACAACGAAATGATTGAATCTGGGGTAATCAACAACGAGAACCTCAATGAATCGAAGATTGCGCTAGTGTACGGTCAGATGAACGAACCACCCGGAGCAAGAATGCGGGTAGGTTTGTCTGGTTTGACAATGGCTGAATACTTCCGCGATGTCAACAAGCAAGACGTACTGTTATTTATTGACAACATCTTCCGCTTCGTACAAGCAGGTTCTGAAGTATCCGCGCTGTTGGGTCGGATGCCTTCTGCGGTAGGATATCAGCCTACATTGGGTACTGACGTAGGTGAACTGCAAGAACGCATTACCTCCACAACCGAAGGTTCTATTACCTCAATTCAAGCAGTATACGTACCTGCGGACGACTTAACAGACCCCGCACCTGCTACCACCTTTGCTCACTTAGATGGTACAACAGTACTATCTCGCGGTTTGGCATCTAAAGGTATTTATCCTGCGGTAGATCCTCTGGGTTCCACTTCTACAATGTTGCAGCCCAACATCGTTGGTGACGAACACTACAATACTGCTCGTGCTGTCCAATCAACCTTGCAACGCTACAAAGAATTACAAGACATCATCGCTATCTTGGGTTTAGACGAATTGTCTGAAGAAGACCGTCTAACAGTAGCACGCGCCCGTAAGATTGAGCGTTTCTTGTCTCAACCCTTCTTCGTAGCTGAAGTATTCACAGGTTCTCCTGGTAAGTACGTGAAGTTAGAAGACACCATCAAAGGGTTCCAGAAGATTCTCTCTGGTGAATTAGATGATCTGCCAGAGCAAGCCTTCTACTTGGTAGGCGACATCAACGAAGCGATCGCTAAAGCTGAAAAAATCAAAGGCTAA